TAAGGTTTATCGCCCATAAGTTGTCAGGTGATGTTGAATGAAAAAGCGAGCTGATTAGCTCGCTTTTTTGTTTTTAGTCTTCCAGATAATCATTAATGCCCGGTGGTAAAACTAGCTGTGAGGCGACATTGGCGGCTATTTTTCGTCCCTGCAATAATTCAATCAATTTCAGAGCAAAGTCAAAGGCTGTTGCAGGGCCTTGGCTAGTCAGTAAATTCACTCGCTCATCAAAGTAGACGCGCTTATCGACCCATTTATGGGCGGGAATTTTGTCCTGCATGCTTGGAAAACCAGTCATATTTCCGAGTGGGAATAGCTGGTGGTGTTCCAATACTAATGCTGGTGCGGCACAAATTGCAGCCACAATTTTACCGTCTAGGTGCATGCGTCTGACTTTTTCAACCACTAATGGACTATCACGAAAAGCTTCTGCGCCAGCAAGTCCACCTGGTAAAATGATGGCGTCAAAAGGTTCATCTGCAACCTGGATGATTGGCACGTCTGCAATCAGCTTAATACCGCGGGATGCTGTTATTTCTAACGTTCCGTCTTCCGTCACACTGGCTAATGTCACCTGAATTCCTGCACGAACCAGTAAATCGGCGGTTGTGACAGTTTCGATTTCTTCACTACCATTGGCGATGCATATCAGCACGGAGGTTTTCATAACGTTGTTCTCTATTTTTAATTAAGTGGTACAAACGGTCATTCTCAGGAGTGGATAAGCCATGAGCTCGCGCTTTTATGATTAAGAATCCAGTAATATAGTCAATTTCGGTGCGCCGATGGTGTCGAATATCTTGTAGCATGGATGAATAATTGTCGGAAGTATTATGAATGATGCTATAGATATATTCAGTCAGCTCTGCTTTGTCAGTGTGAACTCCTTCCATCTCCATGACTTGGCAACATTCATCAATCAGTTCTGTGATCTGCTCAGGGTAGTGGATTAATTCTCCATTAGCACAATTATATTCAGTCGTGAGGGGGTTAATTACACAGTTAGCAACTAATTTTCGCCAACTCGTATTGAGAATTTGATTATGCCAAGCCACATCGGGTAGCGCTTCATGCAAAATATTTGCGATAGGATAATAGGCTTCTGCTTGTGAATTTACCGCACCAATGTGGGTGACTCCGTTGGCGGAATGAAAAACTTGATTATTATCTTGCCATGCCGCATGAGTTGTGACCCCGCTCAAAAATGGATGGCGCAATGTACCTAATTCTTCCAACGTGCCTAATCCGTTATGCAGTAAGAGAATTGGACTAGTTTCAGGAATAATGGGCAACAGGGGCAATAAGGCATCTGAAACTTGCCATGCTTTCAAACAGACGATCACTAATTCACTTGTGTGTAGATGCTGATGATTATTGCAAGGAATTAATTCACGGAAAATTTTATCGTCGGGTCCATTAACATCAACGAATAAGTCGGATTGAGCAACTCGCAACCATCCTTGAACATCGTGTCCTTGCGAAGTGAGAGAGGCTAGCCAAAGTTTACCAATAGCGCCACAGCCAATCAGGGTTATTTTCATCAGTTTTCCCTACTATTCTAGCGTCGTTGAGTTTATGACTTAACACCATCATAGCGATTTTAAAGCAACATCGAAATGATGCGTTATATTATACCAGTGAGTCAATCTGACAACATGGAGTGTCATGGGCAAATAAGCTATTATAAGCCGATTGATTATAGGAGAGCCTTAAAATGCCATCATTTGATATTGTATCTGAAGTTGAAATGAGCGAAGTACGAAACGCGGTAGAAAATGCTCAGCGCGAACTGACCACCCGTTGGGATTTTAAAAATATCACTGCAAGCTTTGAACTGAATGATAAAAATGAGTCTATTAAAATGACCAGTGAGTCAGATTTCCAAGTTTTGCAATTAGTGGATATTTTAAGAGAGAAAATGGCGAAACGGGGAATTGATGGCGCAGTGCTGAATGTCCCCGAAGAGATTGTACATAGTGGTAAAACGTACAGCGTGGAAGTGACTTTAAAACAAGGCATTGAAGCGAGTATGGCGAAGAAAGTTGTTAAACTGATTAAAGACAGCAAGTTGAAGGTACAGGCACAAATTCAAGGTGAACAAGTGCGTGTAACAGGTAAGGCGCGAGATGATTTACAAGCTGTTATGGCATTAGTCCGTGGCGGCAATTTAGGCCAACCATTCCAGTTCAATAACTTCCGCGACTAATTGATAAGTGTGTTTTAGTTATTGAAAATAGCCTGCTAATTGCGGGCTATTTGTTATTTATAAGATTTACGTGTGATTAAGCGTGAACAATGGCTTCAAGCTCTGCTCGGTTAACCACTTTTTTATCAATCTTGATATAAATACTCATCTCTTCAGCAACCACAACTACATCAAGTACACCGTTCATGGCTTTTAATTGTTCTTGAAGTTTGGTGATATTTTTAAAGCGATGTGGGAGAACCATGCGAATACTACTGACGTAAGGCGGTTGTTTCATGGTTAAGCTGATAACAAACCAGATAACACAAAGTAGTAATCCGCCGATAAATACGGTGCTGGCCCCTTCAAATTTATACAACCAGCCTCCCAGAATTCCGCCTAATGCTACCCCTAGAAATTGGCTGGTGGAGTAGACACCCATAGCCGTTCCTTTGTATCCGGCAGGGGCTTCTTTACTGATCAGGGACGGTAAAATGGCTTCCATCACGTTAAATGCAATAAAGAACAGTTGGATCCCTAAGAAGATAATCCAAAGCTGTTGACCTGATTGCCATAAAACAATTTCCGCAGCCGCTAAGAGCAAAATACAGAACAGGAAAACCTGCTTCATTTTGCGTTGTTTTTCCGCGTAAATAATAAAAGGAAGTACGCAAACAAAGGCGGCTAACATGGTGACTAAATACGCTTTCCAGTGATCTTTTGCCAAGTAACCTGCATCGGTCATGATCAAGGGTAGGGCGACAAAGCTGGACATTAGCAGAGTATGCAGGCTTAAAATCCCGACATTCAGTTTGAGAAGTTGGGGATTAAGTAAAACGGCTTTTAAATTGCTTTTAACAAAAGCAGATTCACGGTTTACAACATGGTGAGTGTTATTGGGTACCACAAAGAGGGTAATGAAAATAGCGCCAACGGCTAATAAGGTGATCCCCCAGAATAAACCGCTTAAACCAACGGCATGGGTCACAATAGGTCCTAAAACTAAGGCAATAGCAAATGTTACGCCAAAGCTAATACCCAAAAATGCCATCGCTTTTGTACGATTTTGTTCGCGAGTCAAATCCGATAATAAAGCCATAACGGCAGCAGAGATAGCACCAGCGCCCTGTAAAGCTCGACCAATAATAATGCCCCAAATAGAATCGCTTAATGCGGCAATGGAGCTGCCCACAATAAAAATCAGTAACCCAAAAATAATCAGTGGTTTACGACCAATGCGATCAGACATTAAACCAAAAGGGATTTGAAAAACAGCTTGGCTAAGCCCATAAATACCAATTGCCAAACCAATCAAAAACTCGTTAGCGCCCTGTAAGTGCATTCCATAACTGGTGAGGATTGGGAGCACCATAAACATGCCGAGCATGCGAAGGGAGAATACGGACCCTAGTCCCCAAGTGGCACGGAGTTCTATAGCTGTCATTTTATTATCGTTCATAAATACTCTTCATATTTCGGGTTGTAGCTGTGTTGGCAGCGCTCACCAACTCAGGTCACATACTAGTGTATGCTCCCAGAGATTAGTATCACTTGCCGCCTTGCTACAACACGAACTATTTTGAGTATTCGAATCTTCATATTCCGGGTTGTAGCTGTGTTGGCAGCGCTCACCAACTCAGGTCACATACTAGTGTATGCTCCCAGAGATTAGTATCACTTGCCGCCTTGCTACAAC
The Providencia alcalifaciens DNA segment above includes these coding regions:
- the yajL gene encoding protein deglycase YajL, which translates into the protein MKTSVLICIANGSEEIETVTTADLLVRAGIQVTLASVTEDGTLEITASRGIKLIADVPIIQVADEPFDAIILPGGLAGAEAFRDSPLVVEKVRRMHLDGKIVAAICAAPALVLEHHQLFPLGNMTGFPSMQDKIPAHKWVDKRVYFDERVNLLTSQGPATAFDFALKLIELLQGRKIAANVASQLVLPPGINDYLED
- the panE gene encoding 2-dehydropantoate 2-reductase; the protein is MKITLIGCGAIGKLWLASLTSQGHDVQGWLRVAQSDLFVDVNGPDDKIFRELIPCNNHQHLHTSELVIVCLKAWQVSDALLPLLPIIPETSPILLLHNGLGTLEELGTLRHPFLSGVTTHAAWQDNNQVFHSANGVTHIGAVNSQAEAYYPIANILHEALPDVAWHNQILNTSWRKLVANCVINPLTTEYNCANGELIHYPEQITELIDECCQVMEMEGVHTDKAELTEYIYSIIHNTSDNYSSMLQDIRHHRRTEIDYITGFLIIKARAHGLSTPENDRLYHLIKNREQRYENLRADMHRQW
- a CDS encoding YajQ family cyclic di-GMP-binding protein, translating into MPSFDIVSEVEMSEVRNAVENAQRELTTRWDFKNITASFELNDKNESIKMTSESDFQVLQLVDILREKMAKRGIDGAVLNVPEEIVHSGKTYSVEVTLKQGIEASMAKKVVKLIKDSKLKVQAQIQGEQVRVTGKARDDLQAVMALVRGGNLGQPFQFNNFRD
- a CDS encoding MFS transporter: MNDNKMTAIELRATWGLGSVFSLRMLGMFMVLPILTSYGMHLQGANEFLIGLAIGIYGLSQAVFQIPFGLMSDRIGRKPLIIFGLLIFIVGSSIAALSDSIWGIIIGRALQGAGAISAAVMALLSDLTREQNRTKAMAFLGISFGVTFAIALVLGPIVTHAVGLSGLFWGITLLAVGAIFITLFVVPNNTHHVVNRESAFVKSNLKAVLLNPQLLKLNVGILSLHTLLMSSFVALPLIMTDAGYLAKDHWKAYLVTMLAAFVCVLPFIIYAEKQRKMKQVFLFCILLLAAAEIVLWQSGQQLWIIFLGIQLFFIAFNVMEAILPSLISKEAPAGYKGTAMGVYSTSQFLGVALGGILGGWLYKFEGASTVFIGGLLLCVIWFVISLTMKQPPYVSSIRMVLPHRFKNITKLQEQLKAMNGVLDVVVVAEEMSIYIKIDKKVVNRAELEAIVHA